One genomic segment of Bacteroides caccae includes these proteins:
- a CDS encoding type I restriction-modification system subunit M translates to MEQPVKYYRNPDEPISLEDLKSFLWGAATRLRGQIDAAGYKEYIFPLLFFKRISDVYDEQFEGYVCEGGIEYANAQAQELVIRIPDGAHWRDVRECTENVGQRLVEAFIAIEQANPGEHADGRVIGGLEGIFGPKDGWTNKAKMPDHIITSLIEDFSRYNLSLKACPADEMGQAYEYLVGKFADDAGNTAQEFYTNRTVVDLMAEILQPRPGESIYDPTCGSGGMLVKCLDFLRKKGEPWQGVKVFGQEINALTSAIARMNLYLNGVEDFSIVREDTLAYPAFVDGSKLRKFDIVLANPPYSIKTWDREAFINDKWGRNFLGTPPQSKADYAFIQHILSSMNDHGRCAILLPHGVLNRLIEKDIRQKLIQNDLIDAVISIGKNLFFNSPMEACILICRSNKPTDRKNKILLIKATDLVERKNTESYLTNEHISIITSIYTRYTNIDGRSKIINNNEIPDNKYSISPKFYVKSNDPKDIEDISELLENWKSNSESLHESFTNLIDLL, encoded by the coding sequence ATGGAACAACCTGTAAAATATTATAGAAATCCCGATGAGCCTATTTCATTGGAAGACTTGAAATCGTTCCTTTGGGGAGCAGCCACTCGCCTTCGTGGTCAGATTGATGCTGCTGGTTACAAAGAATATATTTTCCCTTTGCTATTCTTCAAACGAATTTCTGACGTATACGATGAGCAGTTTGAAGGCTATGTTTGCGAAGGCGGTATAGAGTATGCCAATGCTCAAGCTCAAGAATTAGTAATTCGTATTCCCGATGGTGCCCATTGGCGTGATGTACGTGAGTGTACTGAGAATGTTGGCCAGCGTTTGGTCGAAGCCTTTATTGCTATTGAACAAGCCAACCCTGGCGAACATGCCGATGGACGTGTTATCGGAGGCCTGGAAGGTATCTTTGGCCCTAAAGATGGGTGGACCAATAAAGCCAAGATGCCCGACCACATTATCACCTCTTTGATAGAAGATTTCTCACGTTACAATTTGTCGCTTAAAGCGTGTCCAGCAGATGAGATGGGACAGGCATATGAGTATCTTGTGGGCAAGTTTGCCGATGATGCTGGTAATACGGCACAGGAGTTTTACACCAACCGTACCGTTGTGGATTTGATGGCAGAGATACTTCAACCTCGTCCGGGCGAAAGCATCTATGACCCTACTTGTGGTTCGGGTGGTATGCTTGTAAAATGTTTGGACTTTCTTCGCAAAAAGGGTGAACCATGGCAAGGAGTAAAGGTTTTTGGGCAAGAGATTAATGCACTTACCAGTGCTATTGCTCGAATGAATCTTTATCTAAATGGCGTTGAAGACTTTTCTATTGTCAGAGAAGATACCTTAGCATACCCCGCCTTTGTCGATGGAAGCAAATTGCGTAAGTTTGATATCGTATTAGCAAATCCGCCATACTCTATAAAGACATGGGATCGTGAGGCTTTTATAAACGACAAATGGGGACGCAATTTCTTAGGAACACCGCCTCAGTCTAAAGCAGACTATGCCTTCATACAGCATATTTTATCATCTATGAATGATCATGGAAGATGTGCTATTCTATTGCCTCATGGTGTTCTTAATAGACTTATAGAGAAAGATATACGTCAAAAGCTCATTCAGAACGATCTTATTGATGCCGTTATTAGTATTGGGAAAAATTTATTTTTTAATTCACCAATGGAGGCCTGTATTCTTATTTGTCGATCAAATAAACCAACTGATAGGAAAAATAAAATTCTTTTAATAAAGGCTACCGATTTAGTGGAACGGAAAAATACTGAAAGTTATTTAACCAATGAGCATATTTCAATAATAACGAGTATTTATACCCGATATACCAATATTGACGGACGTTCAAAGATTATTAACAATAATGAAATCCCTGATAACAAGTATAGCATTTCACCAAAATTCTATGTAAAATCCAACGATCCAAAAGATATTGAAGATATTTCTGAACTTTTAGAAAATTGGAAGTCAAACTCAGAGTCTTTACACGAGTCATTTACCAATTTAATAGATTTATTATGA
- the mobV gene encoding MobV family relaxase, whose product MNESIKQAMHLDACKSFGAAEANENERRWDDKMIDSKNNDSINNYDKTRMRLNFEIGPDGKIHSLGYQDKRLDVRLQERLNELGWRPFKADSKIQPNCCARLIFGGNRERTLGMAFGTQDLKLDKGSDNSHIHRCKEVEQWALDVYNWCCRRYGKENIIGFQVHLDETSPHIHALIVPVGVRPKSGRECVMWSAKFGKNKYEYGSILKEMHTSLYEEVGSKYGLERGDSVEGRNIQHLNKRDYIRKLAKEQKKMEKAIRGLQTMKDNIEAEMKMFSDELKILEKDLAAGRVVLAEYQNKKACIEDLIQDCQERLDDKETKLMIKQQELDSLLKDIQNIHSVNRPFKNYKIEFNAPQITEKPPMFGTDKWLERQNTIIEKQFTAMGRKLEELYRNEAANQVEAVRQNILVDMKEVHTLKAENKTLTECMNYWSNLALKTFDYLSIPSLRDELCAVATALIGGDYVVPSGGGGGGNESDLRWDGRRPDEPDFAFQRRCFSHAVKYIMAKYSVKQNKGRAR is encoded by the coding sequence ATGAATGAAAGTATTAAACAAGCCATGCATTTAGATGCATGCAAATCTTTTGGCGCAGCAGAAGCCAATGAAAACGAAAGAAGATGGGATGATAAGATGATTGATTCTAAGAACAACGATTCTATTAATAACTACGACAAAACCAGAATGAGGCTTAATTTTGAGATTGGCCCCGATGGTAAGATTCACTCTTTGGGCTATCAGGATAAAAGACTTGATGTTCGCTTGCAAGAACGGCTAAATGAACTTGGTTGGCGTCCATTCAAAGCGGATAGTAAGATTCAGCCCAATTGTTGTGCTCGTCTCATCTTTGGTGGCAATCGAGAGCGTACATTGGGAATGGCATTTGGCACTCAGGATCTAAAACTGGATAAAGGTTCGGACAATAGCCATATACATAGATGCAAAGAGGTGGAGCAATGGGCTTTGGATGTATATAATTGGTGTTGCCGTAGGTATGGGAAAGAGAATATCATCGGCTTTCAGGTTCATCTTGATGAAACGTCACCACATATTCATGCACTTATTGTTCCTGTTGGGGTACGTCCTAAAAGTGGCCGTGAATGTGTGATGTGGTCTGCAAAATTCGGAAAGAATAAATATGAGTATGGTTCAATACTCAAGGAAATGCATACCTCACTCTATGAAGAAGTTGGTAGCAAATACGGTTTGGAGAGGGGGGACAGCGTAGAAGGTCGCAATATCCAGCATCTGAATAAGCGAGATTATATCCGTAAACTCGCAAAGGAGCAGAAGAAGATGGAAAAGGCCATCAGAGGATTGCAAACCATGAAAGATAATATCGAGGCTGAAATGAAAATGTTTTCCGATGAATTAAAAATCTTGGAGAAAGATTTGGCTGCAGGACGTGTTGTATTGGCTGAATATCAAAACAAGAAAGCGTGCATTGAGGATTTGATACAAGATTGCCAAGAAAGACTCGATGATAAGGAAACCAAGTTGATGATAAAGCAGCAGGAGTTAGACTCGTTACTGAAAGATATCCAAAACATTCATTCTGTGAATAGACCGTTCAAGAATTACAAGATTGAGTTTAATGCGCCACAGATTACAGAAAAACCGCCAATGTTTGGAACCGATAAGTGGCTGGAACGCCAAAATACAATTATCGAGAAGCAATTTACCGCTATGGGGCGTAAATTGGAAGAACTTTATAGAAATGAAGCTGCTAATCAAGTTGAAGCTGTTCGCCAGAACATTTTGGTGGATATGAAAGAAGTCCATACGTTGAAAGCAGAAAACAAGACTCTTACTGAATGTATGAATTACTGGTCTAATTTGGCATTGAAGACTTTTGACTACCTTTCGATACCATCTTTACGTGATGAATTATGTGCTGTAGCAACAGCTCTTATAGGTGGAGATTATGTAGTTCCATCAGGGGGTGGAGGCGGAGGAAATGAATCAGACTTACGTTGGGATGGTCGCAGACCTGACGAACCTGATTTTGCATTCCAAAGAAGATGCTTCTCACATGCTGTCAAATACATTATGGCTAAATACAGTGTGAAGCAGAATAAGGGACGCGCCCGATAG
- a CDS encoding helix-turn-helix transcriptional regulator → MNDMNRIKVVLVEKKKTSKWLAEVLGKNPATISKWCTNTSQPDVATLREIARVLDIDVKELLNSTK, encoded by the coding sequence ATGAACGACATGAATAGAATAAAAGTAGTTCTTGTAGAAAAGAAGAAAACTAGCAAATGGCTTGCAGAAGTTTTAGGCAAAAACCCTGCAACCATTTCTAAATGGTGCACTAATACATCCCAGCCCGATGTGGCAACACTCCGAGAAATAGCTCGAGTGCTCGATATAGATGTAAAAGAGCTTCTTAACTCTACAAAATAA
- a CDS encoding type I restriction-modification system subunit M codes for MEGVQNLYNFLFEACNILRGPVSQDNFKDYITPILYFKRISDVYDEETQTALEESGGDEEYASLPEQHRFVIPDGCHWSDIRERSENLGAAIVGAMRGIELANPDTLYGVLSMFSAQKWTDKKNLSDGKIRDLIEHLSTRRLGNNDYPADLMGDAYEILLKKFADDSKAQAGEFYTPRSVVSLLVRILDPKPGETVYDPACGSGGMLIEAVQHMNHSSLCCGSIFGQEKNVVNSAIAKMNLFLHGASDFNIMQGDTLRSPKILQNGEIAKFDCVIANPPFSLEKWGSVEWSSDKYGRNVWGTPSDSCGDYAWIQHMVKSMASGNGRMAVVMPQGVLFRGNEEGRIREKLVKSDLVEAVVTLGDKLFYGTPLSPCFLILRRLKPAAHSARVLMIDGTKILTVKRAQNILSPEDVNRLYELYTNYEDVEDFSKVVTLDDIAAKDYDLSPNKYVEYHKEEIRPYAEVLAEFKAAYEEVKRFEGEFRKLINL; via the coding sequence ATGGAAGGTGTGCAGAATCTGTACAACTTTCTGTTTGAGGCATGCAACATATTGCGTGGTCCTGTGAGTCAAGATAACTTCAAAGATTATATAACACCAATCCTCTATTTTAAGCGTATATCTGATGTATATGACGAAGAGACTCAAACTGCGCTTGAAGAAAGTGGTGGCGATGAGGAGTATGCATCCTTGCCTGAACAACATCGTTTTGTAATTCCAGATGGTTGTCATTGGAGTGATATTCGCGAACGCTCCGAGAATCTTGGTGCTGCAATTGTTGGTGCGATGCGAGGTATAGAGTTAGCAAATCCTGATACACTATACGGCGTGTTGTCGATGTTCAGCGCACAGAAGTGGACCGATAAGAAAAACCTTTCTGATGGTAAGATTCGTGATTTGATAGAGCATCTATCCACCCGTAGATTGGGCAACAATGATTACCCAGCTGATTTGATGGGTGATGCATATGAGATATTGCTGAAGAAATTTGCGGATGACAGTAAGGCTCAAGCTGGAGAGTTCTATACGCCTCGTTCGGTCGTAAGCTTGCTTGTACGCATTCTCGATCCGAAACCAGGTGAGACTGTGTATGACCCAGCATGTGGTAGTGGCGGTATGCTGATTGAGGCGGTACAGCACATGAATCACTCAAGTCTTTGCTGTGGAAGCATATTCGGACAGGAGAAGAACGTTGTCAACTCGGCCATTGCAAAGATGAACTTGTTCTTACATGGCGCCAGTGACTTTAATATTATGCAAGGCGACACACTTCGTTCACCCAAGATTTTGCAGAATGGAGAGATTGCCAAGTTCGATTGCGTTATAGCTAACCCGCCCTTCTCACTTGAGAAATGGGGTTCAGTAGAATGGTCTTCAGATAAATATGGTCGTAATGTTTGGGGAACACCCAGTGATTCGTGTGGAGATTATGCTTGGATTCAGCACATGGTGAAAAGTATGGCATCAGGCAATGGTCGTATGGCGGTTGTTATGCCTCAAGGTGTATTATTTCGTGGAAATGAAGAAGGCCGCATTCGCGAGAAATTGGTAAAGAGCGATTTGGTTGAAGCTGTTGTGACATTAGGCGATAAACTCTTCTATGGCACACCTCTTTCTCCCTGTTTCTTGATATTAAGACGTTTGAAACCGGCTGCACATAGTGCGCGAGTACTGATGATTGATGGCACAAAGATTCTCACCGTAAAGCGTGCACAGAATATACTTTCTCCAGAAGATGTAAATCGTTTATACGAACTCTACACCAATTACGAGGATGTAGAAGACTTTTCTAAAGTGGTGACTCTTGATGATATTGCGGCTAAGGATTATGACCTTTCTCCTAATAAATACGTGGAATATCACAAAGAGGAAATCCGTCCATATGCAGAAGTGCTTGCAGAGTTCAAGGCGGCATACGAGGAGGTAAAGAGATTTGAAGGAGAATTTAGAAAACTGATAAACTTATAA
- a CDS encoding DUF3987 domain-containing protein, whose protein sequence is MVDKLHLTNMLRAKVEYNLDGGLPLDVFPDKIQEIILNLSRYENFNVEYVASIIISAMAAAIGNSYQINIRNEWKDSPSLYMMLIGRPGLGKTPPLNFLYKPINDLDDRLDEKYSEELEKYECAKQANGGNDKLKVPKWLTNIISDFTPEAMVEAHWRNPRGIAIIVDEIIGLFNFAKRYNGNNNLIELLLTAYSGGTIKVLRKSSSRHIRVKTPCINVIGTVQTNMLHEVFRKEFIANGFLDRFIFIFPKDRKISRWRRNDNSVPKPDIAGQWATILNKVLEIPCTINETRNVAEPKVLEMTEEAEVYFYDWYNNIIDNVNSIDDDADVESRSMKLNGHAGRLSLIFQIMKWAVGEGDMQPVSLSSVKSAIRMVDYYEDTYHRIQEILLSNTIGDVKEDWLSQLGNTFTASDAIAAAKIYEIPRRTVFYALKKLCQAKQPILKKNKHGEYRKIQHQTSNASCTIALSTQVEELQTKHSAKVHSANE, encoded by the coding sequence ATGGTCGATAAGTTGCATTTAACCAATATGCTCCGAGCAAAGGTAGAGTATAATCTTGATGGAGGATTGCCGTTGGATGTTTTCCCTGATAAAATTCAGGAAATTATTCTGAACCTTTCTCGTTATGAAAATTTCAATGTTGAGTATGTGGCATCCATTATTATATCTGCGATGGCGGCTGCCATTGGCAATTCGTACCAAATCAATATCAGGAATGAGTGGAAAGACAGTCCATCTCTTTATATGATGCTTATTGGGCGACCTGGTTTAGGTAAAACTCCTCCTCTTAACTTCCTTTACAAACCTATCAACGATTTGGACGATCGTCTTGACGAGAAATATAGCGAGGAACTTGAGAAATATGAGTGTGCCAAGCAGGCGAACGGAGGAAATGATAAATTGAAAGTGCCCAAGTGGTTGACCAATATTATATCTGACTTCACACCAGAAGCAATGGTAGAGGCTCATTGGCGCAATCCACGAGGGATAGCTATAATTGTAGACGAGATAATTGGGCTATTCAATTTCGCAAAGAGATACAATGGCAATAATAATCTTATTGAACTTCTGCTAACAGCTTATAGTGGTGGTACGATTAAAGTTCTACGCAAGTCCTCATCACGTCATATTCGTGTTAAAACGCCGTGTATTAATGTAATAGGAACGGTACAGACCAACATGCTACATGAGGTGTTCAGAAAAGAGTTCATTGCTAACGGATTCCTTGATAGGTTTATCTTCATTTTTCCAAAAGACAGGAAGATTTCAAGATGGAGAAGAAATGATAATAGTGTTCCTAAACCTGATATAGCAGGGCAATGGGCGACTATTCTCAACAAAGTACTTGAAATTCCCTGCACGATTAATGAAACAAGGAATGTTGCAGAACCAAAAGTTTTGGAAATGACCGAGGAGGCAGAGGTGTATTTTTATGATTGGTATAACAATATCATTGATAATGTTAATAGCATTGATGATGATGCAGATGTGGAGAGTCGCAGCATGAAACTTAATGGCCATGCAGGACGTTTATCGTTGATATTTCAGATAATGAAATGGGCTGTAGGCGAAGGAGATATGCAGCCAGTAAGCCTGTCTTCTGTGAAATCCGCTATTCGTATGGTTGATTACTATGAAGATACTTACCATAGGATACAAGAGATACTTTTGTCTAATACTATCGGTGATGTAAAAGAAGACTGGTTATCTCAGTTGGGTAATACATTCACAGCAAGCGATGCTATCGCTGCTGCGAAAATATATGAAATACCCAGAAGAACCGTATTCTATGCATTAAAGAAACTCTGTCAGGCAAAGCAGCCAATTCTGAAAAAAAACAAGCATGGCGAATATCGAAAAATTCAACACCAAACATCAAATGCATCTTGCACTATTGCACTTTCAACCCAAGTTGAGGAATTACAGACAAAGCATAGTGCAAAAGTGCATAGTGCAAACGAATAA
- a CDS encoding DUF6371 domain-containing protein produces the protein MSKYRFHLQKYSLGSKIACPSCERPRCFVKYVDEEGVVSFPNEVGKCDHEISCGYHYTPRDFFRDNPNANIKEERSSDYVQPVKSTHEKEIIVPPSFIPLEYFNASLAHFEKNPLYKYLCRVFGEAEAQRVFHLYHVGTSAKWGGATVFWQIDANEQVRSGKIILYNSETGHRVKEPHSYVSWAHRELQLKDFNLKQCLFGEHLLKRYPDAPVILVESEKTAIVMSHFIPNYVWVATGGINGCFKEEFVHSLKGRDVTLIPDLGATQLWKEKSIILTRICSRVVVSDMLEQIATEEERSKGLDISDYYLFSPSKHQILQMMIEKNPLLQNLIDALGLELIDAQQMTEST, from the coding sequence ATGAGCAAGTATAGATTTCATTTGCAAAAGTATAGTTTGGGAAGCAAGATTGCTTGCCCTAGTTGTGAGAGACCTCGATGTTTTGTGAAATATGTTGATGAAGAGGGAGTTGTAAGTTTTCCCAATGAGGTTGGGAAATGTGACCATGAAATCAGTTGTGGTTATCATTACACTCCACGTGATTTCTTTCGTGATAATCCCAATGCAAACATCAAGGAAGAACGGTCTAGTGATTATGTACAGCCTGTGAAAAGTACTCATGAAAAAGAAATTATTGTGCCACCCTCTTTTATTCCCTTAGAGTATTTTAATGCGAGTCTTGCTCATTTTGAGAAGAATCCCTTATACAAATACTTATGCAGGGTGTTTGGTGAAGCTGAAGCCCAAAGGGTATTCCATTTATATCATGTTGGTACATCGGCTAAATGGGGAGGTGCGACAGTTTTTTGGCAAATTGATGCTAATGAGCAGGTACGTTCTGGTAAGATTATACTTTATAATTCTGAGACAGGGCATAGGGTTAAAGAACCCCACAGTTATGTAAGCTGGGCGCATCGTGAACTACAACTTAAAGATTTCAATCTGAAGCAATGTCTATTTGGCGAACATCTATTGAAAAGATATCCTGATGCACCGGTCATATTGGTGGAAAGCGAAAAAACGGCTATTGTCATGAGTCACTTCATCCCGAACTATGTTTGGGTGGCAACTGGCGGCATTAATGGATGCTTCAAAGAAGAATTTGTTCATAGTCTTAAAGGTAGGGATGTAACTCTAATTCCTGACTTGGGAGCTACACAATTGTGGAAAGAGAAATCGATAATTCTGACAAGAATCTGTAGCAGAGTTGTAGTCTCGGATATGCTTGAGCAGATAGCAACCGAAGAAGAACGATCTAAAGGACTTGATATTTCTGACTACTATCTATTCTCTCCATCCAAACACCAGATTCTACAAATGATGATTGAGAAGAACCCTCTTTTACAAAATCTCATTGACGCTCTAGGCTTGGAGTTGATAGATGCTCAGCAGATGACAGAATCCACTTAG
- a CDS encoding helix-turn-helix domain-containing protein gives MAKIKNVESLCERELLEKILHTVEKHEKALAQHQMPQNHLYDNKALMAKLGIKEKYLKKLRDNGYLGYSRQGDKYWYTQEDVDRFLRNFHYDAFAASDELPQRRGGGYGR, from the coding sequence ATGGCTAAAATTAAGAATGTAGAGTCCCTATGTGAACGGGAATTGCTGGAGAAAATTCTCCACACTGTAGAGAAGCATGAAAAGGCTTTGGCTCAACATCAAATGCCCCAAAATCATCTATATGATAATAAGGCACTGATGGCAAAATTGGGTATAAAGGAAAAATATCTGAAGAAATTGCGTGATAATGGCTACCTTGGATATTCACGTCAAGGAGACAAATATTGGTATACTCAAGAAGATGTAGACCGATTCCTGCGCAATTTTCACTATGATGCCTTTGCGGCAAGTGATGAACTACCCCAACGGAGAGGAGGTGGTTATGGTCGATAA